GTCGCGCCGTAGCCCACGAGGACGGCCGGGGCGGCGGCATAGACCAGCGCCCAGCGCCAGTTGCTGACCGGTGCCTTCAGGATGGATTTCAGCACCAGGGCCTTCACCAGGCTGGATACCGAAAGCGCCGCGAACAGGGCGAAGGCCGCGCCGCCCGCCTGGTATCCTTCGCCCAGTCCCATGGACTGCGCTCCCATGATGAGCGCGATCGTGAGGCCGGCCTGGAGCGCGATAATCCCGATGGAAATTGCCAGGTTCCGCTTGCGTGCCACATAGACCAAGACGCCCTCCGAAACGACCGCCATGGATGCGGCCACCTCCGCTGCCAGCAGGAACGCGAGCGCGCCCGTCCCGCCGACGATCTCCGGCCCGCCAAGGCCCATTACCGCTTCGCCCGGAACGCCGATGATGAGCGCGATGCCGAGCTGCACGGCGATGATCCAGAAGCCCACCTGCCGCACCTGCGCCGCGATGGCCGACATGTTGCCGGTCTTCAGGTTCTTTGTGATGACGGGGCCGAGTATCGGTTCGAAACTGGTCTTCAGCTTCTGAGGCAGGCTCGCGAGCTGCTGCGCGAAATAATAGATGCCGACCGTCGTTTCGGAGGTGAAAAGGCCGAGGATGAAGATGTCGAGCAAGCGGGTCCCGCGTTCGATCACGTCGGCCCCTACCAGCGGCAGCGTGCGGCCTGTCAGGCGCAACAAAGCCATCGGCCGCGGCCGCCAGCCCTGCGGCAGGCCGTAGGTCTTCAGGAAGGGCCAAGCCGCGGTGACCAGGCCGGCATAGATCGACAGGATGAAGGCAAGGGCGAGGCCTGCATCGCGGGTGGCCGGGATGAAGAAGAACGCCCCGGCCGCGATCGAGATGGTCCAGGGTTCGACGATGGCACGCGCGCGCACCGTGGTCGCGATGTCGAAGCGATAGGCCTGCGCCGCCAGCAGGATCTCGGTCAGCGCGAAGGCGGGTATCGTGACCAGCATCCACCAGTCGAGCGGGCTGTTGGTTCCGTTGGGGAACATGAGATCGGGCACCGCGAGCAGCGCCAAGGCGGCCGCAACCGACACGACCAGCGAGACGAGCATCCCGTCGAAGACGATGTTGGTCTCGCGCTCCGTGCCCTCGCTGATGCGCTGCGCCAGTCCGCGCTTTTCGCCCAGCGCGCAGACGAGCGAGACGATTTCCAGCAGGATGAGCGCGAAGGCGAAGCGGCCCATCTCTTCGACGCCGTAGAGGCGATACCCGATGAACAGGAAGGGGATGCGCGCCGCGAGCCGGAGCAGGAAGCCGAACGTGTTGGTCCGGCCGCCCTTCGCAAGCGCGGCGATATCGCCGCTCGGCGTCGTGTCGCTCACGCGGGACGGCTCACTGCGGCCTCTCGGATTCGGAGCGGAGCGGGCGGGTCAGCAACTCGCCCACGACGGCGTTGGCACGCGCGCCGTCGAGCAGGAGGTTGACCGATTCCACGATCGGCATCTCGATCCCGCGTTCGCGGGCGAGACGTTTCAGGACCGGCGCGGTGAAGGCGCCTTCCGCAACCGTCCGGCGGTCGGCCATGAGCGCGTCGGCGGACTGGCCTTCGCCGAGCGCCTTGCCGAGCGAGAAATTGCGGCTGGACGTGGACGTGCAGGTCAGGACGAGATCGCCCAGCCCGCACAGGCCCGCCAGCGTCTCTGTCCGCGCGCCCAGCGCATCCCCGAACCGCTGCATTTCGGCATAGCCGCGCGCGATCAGGGCGGCGCGGGCATTCTGGCCCAGCTTCAGCCCGTCGACCACGCCGCAGGCGATGGCGAGCACGTTCTTGACCGCCCCGCCAATCTCCGCACCCACGACATCGTCGGAATAATAGGGGCGGAAATGCTGGCGGGCGATGGTGCCCGAAATCCGATCCCATTGCGCGTTGCCGCCGCTGCAGGCGAGCGTCACGGCCGTGGGAAGCCCCGCCGCGACCTCGTGCGCGAATGTGGGGCCCGACAGGATGGCGATCGCGCTCTCTGGGCAGGCCTGCGCCGCGACATCGTTCATCAGCAGGCCCGTTTCCGCCTCGATTCCCTTGCTGCACAGGACGAGGTCGCGCGGGTCCTTCGAAAGCCCGCGCAGGACGGAAGACAGGTGCTGCGCGGGCGTGACGGCAAGCAGGGTAGGGCATTGCGCCAGATCGGCGAGATCGTCCGTCGCGCGGATGCTGGGTGCGAGTTCGGCGGACGGCAGGTAGATTTCATTGCGCCGGTCGCGATTGAGAGTGTCGACCAGCTCCGCCTCGCGCGCCCACAGCAGCACATCGCGCCCGTCGCTCGCCAGCATCTGGGCAAGCGCGGTGCCCCAGGCACCGGCCCCGATGACGCCGACGGCGCTCATGCCTTGTATCCCGCGCCGCGGACCGCTTCGGCTTCCGGGTCGAGCGGCCAGCGCGGCCGGGCCGAAATCTCGAGCGGGTCCGCTGCGAAACCGGGTTGCTGCAGCCTTTCGATGCCGGCCCAGGCGATCATCGCCGCATTGTCCGTGCACAGCGTCATGGGCGGCGCGACGAACCGCATGCCGCGCTCCGCAGCCAGCGATTCGAGCGATGCGCGCACGGTGCGGTTGGCAGCGACCCCGCCTGCCACCACCAGCGCGGGCACCGCCTCCATCCTGTCCAGCGCGCGTGCGAGACGGTCGATCAGGCAGGCATTCGCCGCCTGCTGAAAGCTGGCCGCGATATCGGCATCGCGATACGCGCCGCTTTCATGGGCGCGCAGGACCGCGCTCTTGAGACCGGCAAAGGAGAAATGCGGTTCCGCACTGCCCACCAGCGGACGCGGCAGGGGCACGGCATCCGGATCGCCTTCCAGCGCGAGCTTCTCCACCGCCGGGCCGCCCGGATAGCCGAGACCGAGGATCTTGGCGGTCTTGTCGAAAGCTTCGCCCAGCGCATCGTCGATCGTGGTCGCAAGCCTGCGATATTGCCCGACGCCGTCGACCCGCAGGATCTGGCAATGCCCGCCCGAAACCAGCAGCAGGGCATAGGGAAATTGGAGCTGCGCATCGGCAAGGCGCGGGCTGAGCGCGTGGCCTTCCAGATGATTGACCGCGATCAGGGGCACGTCGCTCGCCATGGCCAGCGCCTTGGCACTGACGAGGCCGACCATTACGCCGCCAATAAGGCCCGGGCCGGCAGTCGCCGCGATCGCATCGAGATCGGTGAGTTCGAGGCCGGCATCCTCCATTACCCCGCCGATCATCGGGGCGAGCCTTTCGGCATGGGCGCGGGCGGCGATTTCCGGAACCACGCCGCCATAGGGCGCGTGTTCCGCATCCTGCGACGCGATCCGCTGCGCCACGATGGTTCGGTCGTCGCGCACGATTGCGGCGGCCGTTTCGTCGCAGCTGCTTTCTATGCCCAGAACCCATCCCATCGCGCTTTTCCTTAGACCGCTGACATATTAGGGCAAGCCGCGATGGCCGAAACCGACCAACCCGTCCTGCGACTGGGCACGCGCCAGTCGCCCCTTGCCATGGCCCAGGCAGAGGAAGCGCGCAGCCGCCTGTGCGCCGCCCATGGCTGGACGCAGGACCGCGTCGAACTGGTCAAGGTGCGCGCGACCGGGGACAAGATTACCGACCGCCCGCTGGCCGATATCGGCGGCAAGGCGCTCTGGACCAAGGAACTGGACGCCTGGCTCGCCGAAGGGCGGATCGATGCGGCGGTCCATTCGATGAAGGATGTGGAAACGGTCAGGCCGGATTTCCTCGCGATTGCCGCAATCCTTCCGCGCGCGGACGTCCGCGATGTCCTGATCGGCGCGGAATCGGTGGACGACGTGCCCGAAGGCGCGCGCGTCGGCACCAGCGCCCCGCGCCGCGCGGCGCAGTTCCTGCACCACCGGCCGGACTGCACCATCGTGACCTTTCGCGGAAACGTGGCGACGCGCCTGGCGCGGCTTGCGGCGAACGAGGCGGACGTAACGTTTCTCGCCGCCGCCGGGCTCGAACGGCTGGGCGAGACCGGCATCGGCACCCTGCTCGATCCCGCAGACTGGCTGCCCGCCCCGGCGCAAGGTGCGATCGGGCTGGAATGCCGCGAGGACGATGCGCGGGTGCGGACGCTGCTGTCGGCCATCGACGACTCGCCCAGCCGCGCGGCGGTGATGGCGGAGCGGGCGCTGCTCTACGGCCTAGGCGGAACCTGCCACAGCCCGATCGCCGCGTATTCTTGCCACGACGGAAGCGATATCGTGCTGACCGCCGCGCTTTTCAGCGGGGACGGGATCGACCGGGTGCAGGACCGGCTGCGGGTCCCTGCGCGATCGCCGGACGATGCACGCGCGCTCGCCGAAACGCTTCTGGGGCAGGCGTCGGACGCGATCCGCCGACTGTTCGAACCTGCGTGACGATGATCCTTGCCATCAGGCCGGATCCGGGGCTCGAGAACACCCTATCCTTGGGACGAGAACTTGGCTTGCCAATAAACGGCGCTCCGCTGTTCGATGTGGTTCCGGTGCCGTGGGAGGCGCCCGATCCCGGAGCATTCGACGGACTGCTGATCGGCAGCGCCAACGTCTTTCGCAAAGGGGGTGATGCCTTGCACCGCCTTCGGGAGCTGCCGGTGCTAGCCGTGGGAGCGACCACTGCGGACTGCGCACGAGACGCCGGCTTCGTAGTGGCGCGGGTCGGTACCGGTGGCTTGCAAACCGTCCTGTCGCAGGTCGAAGGGCCCGCCCGCCTGCTACGGCTCTGCGGAGAAGACCGGGTCGCCCTGACCCCGCCGGAAGACGTGCGGATCGAGGAACGGGTGGTGTACCGGGTGGAGGCGCGGCCTTTCCCGAAAGCACTGATGCAGGACCTCCGGTCGGGTGCGATCGTCCTCCTCCACTCCGCGGCAGCCGCGCGCCATTTCGCGGCCGAGTGCGACCGCCGCGGTATCGCGCGTCAAGGCATCGCGATCGCTGCGCTCGGGCCCCGCATTGCGGAGGCTGCCGGGTCGGGCTGGCGGAAGCTCGCATGGCCCGAAACGCCCGACGATCCGGCGCTGCTGGCCTTGGTCGGAGACATGTGGCAGGAGCTGGGCCCATGAGCGAAACCGTCGACAGCGCGAAGCTGGAACAGCGCCTGCGCGAACGCGCTGCGCGCCGGGAAGCCTCGGGCGGCAGCATGCAGGTCTATCTCGGCATCGCCCTCAGCGCGTTCCTGCTGGGCGGCCTCGTCATCGGCTATTTCGCATGGCAGGACGGCACGTTCCTCTCGCGCGAAGCGGAAACAGTGCCGGACCGCGTCGGTCCCGAAAACCCGGGGGCCGCACTGGTCCCCACGCTGCCATCGCCGACGCGGACCGCCGCCGACCCCGAGGAAGAGCCCGCCGAAGCGGTCGAACGTGTGGAGGAACAGCAGGGCGGTATCGAACAGCGGCTCGCCGCGGCAGAGCAGCGCCTTTCCCGGCTGGACCTGCAGACGCAGGCCGCATCGGGCAATGCCGCGCGGGCGGAGGGCCTGCTGATCGCGTTCGCTGCCCGCCGCGCGCTGGAGAGGGGCGCGCGCCTCGGTTTCCTGGCGGAGCAGCTGCAATTGCGCTTCGGCGACGCGAACCCGCAGGCGGTCGAAACGATCATCGCCAATTCGCGGCGCCCCGTCACGATCGACCAGCTGATCGCGCGGCTCGACGGGCTGGCCCCGGAACTGCGCAACGCCAGCAACGAGCCGACCTTCGAGCGGCTGCAGCGCGAGTTCGGCGAACTATTCGTGATCCGACGCCAGAGCGCCCCGTCGCCGCAGCCCGAACGGCGGCTGGAGCGGGCGCGGCTGTTCCTGGAAACGCGCCGCGTGGGGCCGGCGATCAGCGAGGTCGAACAATTGCCGGGCGCGCAGGTCGCGGAAAACTGGATTGCCGATGCACGGCGTTACGCCGCGACCATGCGAGCGCTAGACCTCTTGGAAACGACCGCCGTACTCGAACCGCGGCGCCTGCGCGATCGCACCGGCCAGCCCATCGAACAGCCCAGCCCATTGGAGCAGCTGGACCTCGACACCTCTCAGGAATAGGACTTAAGGAGCGAGGGTCGCTCCCCGCTGACGCCGCGGGCCTCGTCCATGAACCAGTCCTTCAGAGCGGGCAACCGCTCAACGCCTGCCATGCCGAACCGGCGCACGGCCGATGCGGCGCGGCCCGGCAGGCCGAAGAGCCGGGTGAGGCCGTCGGTCGCCAGCGCCACCGAAAAGGCGTCGAGACCGCGCCAGTCCTCGTAACGCTTGAGCATTTGCGCGTCGCCGGGTTCGAGCCCGAGCCGCATGCCGTCCGCGATCACTTCGACCAGTGCGCCAACGTCCCGCAGGCCCAGATTGAGGCCCTGGCCCGCAATCGGATGGATTCCGTGCGCCGCATCTCCCACCAGCGCCAACCGGTCGGCGGTGATGCGTGCGGTGTGATGGAAGCCGAGCGGGAAGGAAGCGCGCGGTCCGACCGAAGTCAGTTCACCGAACATCCCCTCCATCCGCTTCGCCGCCTCGGCAAGGAAGGCGCGGTCGGACAGCTTCAGCGTCCCGGCGGCATCGTCTTCGTCGACCGTCCAGACCAGCGCGCTGCGATGGAATCCGTCCTCGTCGTCGAGCAGGGGCAGGAGCGCGAAGGGGCCGGCGGGATAGAAGATTTCCCAAGCGACGTTTCCGTGCGGTTTTTCGTGCGCCAGCCCTGCAATGATCGCGCGGTGCCGGTAATCCCATTTCGCGATGGCCAGCCCGGCGCTCTCGCGCGTCGGCGAGCCCCGGCCTTCCGCCGCGACCATCAGGCTCGCCTCGAGCGCGTTTCCATCCGCCAGGACGACCGATACGCCATGCTCCCCGCGGTGGCGCTCGACGATTTCGGCCTGCGAATGCCATGCGATCAGCGGCTGTTCACGCGCCGCGTCGAATAGGGCGAGGCGCAAGGTGCGATTGGCGAACATCCGGCCGAGCGTGTCGTCGGCGGAATCGGGCTGGAAATCGATCCGTCCCGGCTTCATCTGGTCTGTGACCGCGATGGACGCGATCGGGCATCCGTGCGGTTCGAGTGCTGGCGCGAGGCCGATATTGGTGAAGAGGTTCCAGCTGGCCGTCGAAATGGCTGACGCACGTCCATCGAAGCCTTCGGCGGTCAGGGCCGCCGGATCCGCGCGGTCCACGACGTGGGAGGAAATGCCCTTCTTCGCGGCGGCGAGGGCCAGTGTCATGCCCACCAGACCGCCGCCCAGTATCAGGAGATCGCGTCTGTCGTTCATGCAAGCCCTGTCCTGTCAGCCTCGTTGCGCGGAAACTGGCCACGCAGTAGAGGGCCGGACGTGACCGGTGCAAGCATAATGGCGCGCTTCTTCATCCTGCTGGCCATGTTCGCATTGGCGGTGGGCCACGCCGGCGCGCAGACGGCTCAGCCACAGCAGGCGCGCTTCGGCTCGGAGAACATCGATGTCGAGCTGTATGCGGACGGCTCGCCAATTCCCGGTCAGGACTGGATGCTGGCGCTGCATTTCACGCCGCGATCCGGGGAATGGCACGGTTACTGGTCCAATCCCGGCGATGCGGGGAAGGGGCTGGCGCTCGACTGGAACCTTCCCGATGGCTGGGAAGCGCAGGAGCCCCTCTATCCGGTGCCGCAGCGGCTGCTGATCGCAGGCCTGATGAACCACATCTACGAAGGCGAATACACGGTCCTCGTGCCCATCAGCGTGCCGGCTGATGCGGTGCCGGGGGAAAGCCCCGGCGTGGGGGTGGTGGCACAATACCTCGCCTGTACCGACGAAATCTGCGTGCCGCAGGATGCGGCGCTGCGGCTCGGATCGGGACAGGCGAAAGGCGATCCTCGCTTCGCGCAATGGCGTGCCGCCATCGCTCCGGCCCTCGATAGCGAGGCCGGGTATTCCATTGCCGGCCAACGCCTCCGCCTCGCAATACCGCTGCCGTCCGGCCTGCGCCTCGGTGATCCGCACCTGTTCCTCGCGACAGGCGACCTCGGTGACGGCCTGCGTCCGCGCTATGCGGCGGAGCAGGCTTTCCTGCGCGATGGCGATGTCCTGCGGGTCGAACTGCCCCTGCAGGATCTCGGTACGGGCGGCGAAACCGAAGGCCCGGAAACGGTCGATGGGATCCTTGCCTTCGGTGATGGAACGGGAGTGCGTTTTTCGGCCGTTCCGCGCGATGTGGTCTGGTCGGGATCGCCCCTGCAATCACAGAACTCTCCCGGCTTCATTTTCCTTATCCTCGCCGCGATCGCGGGCGGGTTGCTGCTCAACGTCATGCCGTGCGTATTCCCGATCCTCAGCCTCAAGGCGCTGAGCCTGGCGCGCAGCGGAACCGGCGCTGCCGAAGCGCGGCGCGAAGGGCTGGCCTATAGCGCGGGGGTCGTCCTTGCCTGCATGGCGCTCGGCGGGCTCATGCTGACCCTGCGCGCTGCCGGGGAACAGGTAGGCTGGGCATTCCAGTTGCAGGAGCCGTGGGTCGTCGCATCGCTGCTGCTGCTTGCCACGGCGATCACGGCCAACCTGGCCGGACTGTTCGAACTTCCGTCCGTCTCGCTCATCAGAAGCGGCGAGCCGCTGGGCGCTTTCATGACCGGCCTGCTGGCCGCGGTGGCGGCCACGCCGTGCACCGGACCCTTCATGGCGGCGGCGCTGGGCGCGGCGTTGCTGCTCCCCGCTGGACAGGCGCTGGCGCTGTTTGCCGCGCTCGGCTTCGGGCTGGCGCTGCCGTTCCTCCTCGTCGGCTTCGTCCCGGCGGTACGCAATCGCCTTCCCAAACCGGGACCGTGGATGAACGGGTTCCGGCGCATTCTCGCCGTACCCATGGGACTGACGGCGCTCGCGCTCGCATGGCTGGGCTGGCAGGTCGGCGGTCCGGCATTCGGGGCCGCTGCCCTGGCGTTCGCGGTCCTCGCTGCGCTCGCGCTCGCCTTTGCCGGCCTGCGTCAGCGCCGGACGCGCGGAACCGGGCCAGTTTTCGCCGGTCTGGCCGCAGGCACGCTGGTCGGGGTGGTCGCCGTTTCGGGACTAGCGAGCACCGAGTCTGCGGCTGCCGTCGACTCCATTCTGGACGCCGAACCCTTCAGCGCGGCCGCTCTCGACGAAGCGCGGTCCAGCGGTCGGCCCGTCTTCGTCTGGATGACGGCTGACTGGTGCGTCACCTGCAAGGTCAACGAACGGGTGGCGATCGAACGCGAGGTGACGCGCGAGGCGTTCGCCGCCTCGAACGTGATCGTCTTGCGCGGCGACTGGACCCGGAGCGATCCGGAAATAACGCGATACCTTGGGGAGCAGGGCGTGGCAGGGATACCGTTCTACGCCTGGTACGAAGCCGGGGCCGCGCGGCCCGAACAGTTGCCGCAGGTCCTGACCCCCGATGCGCTGATCAGCCGCGCTGCCGGCGACAGGCCGCGATCAGGCGGGCGGGCAGCGGGCTCGGATTGATCCGCACGGTCCCGGCTCCCGGGACGGTCGCTTCTATCGCGTTCTGGCCGGTAAGCACGTCCAGCTCCGGCATCCCGGCTGCGAACGTACCGGCCCAGACATGCGCATCCCCGGTCGGCACGGCCTCCACCGGCAATCGCTCCATGTGGCCATTCCCGATCAGCGCCACGATGGCCGATGCTCCGGCATCGGCCGGGGCGATGCGGATCAGTACGACGGCATTTGCGTTGTCCCGTTGTTCGCATTCCAGCGCCATCAGCGCGCGTTCGTTCGCATTGCCGTAGACGATACGACCCGGCTGCTGCGTCCGTGCCCAGAACGCATCCTCGCTGTCGGGGGATGCGAGCGGCTCGGAAGGGGCGGACCGCGTGGGTGCGGGGCGGCCGCGCTCGGCGTAGGTGTCGCTGGCGGGCGGCTGGCAGGCGGCCAGCCCGCCCAGCGCGGCGAGGGCGGCAAACCGCCTCATCGATCGGAGATAAAGGCGCGCAGGTCGCGGCTCAACTTCGCGCGGTCCTCGTCCCGGATATACATCATGTGACCCGCATCGTAATATGCGAAGGTCAGCCGGTCCTGCGGAATGCCGAACCGGTTCAGCGAATATTCCGCCCCGAAGAACGGTGTCGCAAAATCGTACCAACCCTGGCCGTTGAAGACCCGCAGTTGCGAGTTCTGGCGCATGGCACGCCCGATGAGCGGGGCGACGTTGAGATAGGCGTTGCGGCCCCATCCTCCGCCAAGCGACCAGTCCCAGTTCGCGCCCGGCTCGGTCCCGATCGAATTGTAGGCGCGGTCGGTCTCGAAACCGAGCGTTTCGCGGGCCCATTCATTGATGGCCGCGGTGTAGCCCGCGTCGATCCCGTAGAAGCTGGGATCAGCATCGGGTGTCTCGCCCGCATTGTCGAAATCCGTGCCGGTGTAGCGGGAATCGAGGCGACCGATGGTGAGACCCCGGTCGCGCAGCAATTCCTTGTAGAAACGCTGGTCGGTAACGCGCAAATTCGCCCGGTCGAGATACTCTTCCGACAGCCCGGTCAGCCGCGACAGTTCGGCGCGCACACTGGCGCGTTCCGCCGGCGGCAGGTCCTGTCCCTTGAGCAGTGCAGTCGCGAACGGCCCGATCGCAAATTGGCGCGCTTCCTCTGCGATCGCCTCGGCCGACGGTGCCTGGACCTTGCCGTGATAGTACGCCGCGGTCGCCATGTTGGGCAGGATCATGACATAGGCCATTTCGTTGCCCGGCGTCGGCTCGCGGGCGGCGAAATCGAGGATCGTCGAGATCAGGATCAGTCCGTTCAGGCCCACATCGTTATAGGTGGCGCCTTCCAGTTCGTCGGCGACCATGGCAGTGCGGGTGGTGCCATAGCTTTCTCCGCCGAGATATTTGGGGCTGGACCAGCGGCCATTGTCGTTGATCCAGCGGCGGATGACTTCCGCAACGGCGCGCGCATCCTGCCGCAGGCCATAATATTTCTTCGGATCGGTCCCTTCGGTGAGGTAGCTGAAGCCGGTGCCGGGCGGGTCGATGAAGACGAGGTCCGCGACGTCGAGCAGGCTGTCCGGGTTGTCGAGTAGCGGATAGGGCGGGGCGCCATCGTCGCGCGCGTCCGACGGAATGTCCACGCGCTTGGGCCCGAAGGCGCCCATCTGCAGCCAGACCGAACCCGATCCGGGTCCTCCATTGTAGATAAAGAAGACCGGGCGCGACGTATCGCGCGGCGTGCGGACATAGGACGTCGTGACGATTACCGCTTCCGGCTTGCCGTCGTCAGACGTCAGAATCGTCTCGCCGATGGTCGCGCGGTAATTCATCCGCTGGCCGCCGAAAGTTCCGGAAAGGTCGCGCGTCCTGACCTGCGGTTCGATGGTCGAGCGTGCGTCCGTGGACGGGTCCGCGTTCTGGGCGAGGGCCGGCGCGGCAGGCAGCGAAAGGACGAGCGCCGTGGCGGTGCAAGCCAGTAAGTTGAAATGCTTCACGATGTCTCCCGGCGAATTCCAGCCCGCGCTATGCGAAGCGAGGCGGGGCGCGTCAATGTCGGCGCGCGGAGGAGCAGGCTCAGCGCAGCTTGCGCTGGGTCTTTCCGTATCGCAGCTTGCGGGTGCCCGGCTTGCCTTCGTTGCTGCGCCCGACCAGCGGGGCTTTCTTGTCCTCGTCAGGCAGGCCCAGTTCGTCCGCTTCGAGCTTGCGGATCTCGTCGCGCAAGCGGCCGGCTTCCTCGAATTCGAGATCGGCGGCGGCATTGCGCATGCGCTTTTCCAGGTCCTCGATATAGGCACGCAGATTATGGCCGACGAGGTTGTTGCGCTCGTCGTCGCCCGTGCCGACCGTGACACTGTCGTTCGCCGCGCTGTGTGCGACGATATCCGCGATCTGGCGCTTGATGGTCTGCGGCGTGATGCCGTGTTCCTCGTTGAACTCGCGCTGTTTCTCACGGCGCCGCTCGGTCTCCGCCATCGCGCGTTCCATCGAACCGGTGATACGATCGGCATAGAGGATCACGCGGCCGTCCACGTTGCGCGCGGCGCGGCCGATGGTCTGGATCAGCGAGGTTTCGGAGCGCAGGAAACCTTCCTTGTCCGCATCGAGGATGCAGACGAGACCGCACTCGGGAATGTCGAGCCCTTCGCGCAGCAGGTTGATGCCCACCAGCACGTCGTACACGCCGAGGCGCAGGTCGCGGATCAGCTCGATGCGTTCCAGCGTTTCCACGTCGGAATGCATGTAGCGCACCTTGACCCCGGCCTCGTGCATGAATTCGGTCAGGTCCTCCGCCATCCGCTTCGTCAGCGTGGTGACGAGCGTGCGGTAGCCATTGGCCGCCGTCTTCTTGCATTCCTCGATGCAATCCTGGACCTGATCCTCCACCGGGCGGATATCGACCGGCGGATCGATGAGGCCGGTGGGACGGATGACCTGTTCGGCGAATACGCCGCCGGTCTGCTCCATTTCCCAGCTTCCCGGGGTCGCGGACACGCAGAAGGTCTGCGGGCGCATCGCGTCCCATTCGTTGAAACGCAGAGGGCGGTTGTCGATGCAGGACGGCAGGCGGAAGCCGTATTCGGCCAGTGTCAGCTTTCGCCGGTGGTCCCCGCGCGCCATCGCGCCGACCTGCGGCACGGTCTGGTGGCTTTCGTCGACGAACAGCAGCGCGTTTTCGGGCAGGTACTCGAACAGGGTGGGCGGCGGTTCGCCCGGAAGGCGCCCGGTCAGGAAGCGCGAATAGTTCTCGATCCCGTTGCAGCTGCCGGTGGCGGCAATCATCTCGAGATCGAAATTGGTGCGCTGCTCCAGCCGCTGCGCTTCCAGCAGCCGCCCTTCCTCGTTCAGTTCCTTGAGCCGCTCGGAAAGCTCGAACTTGATGGCCTCGCTCGCCTGCTTCATCGTCGGGCCGGGCGTAACGTAGTGGCTGTTGGCGTAGACACGCACCTTGTCGAGCGTCGTCCCCTTGGTGCCGGTCAGCGGATCGAACTCTGCGATTTCCTCGATCTCGTCACCGAAGAAGGATACGCGCCACGCGGTGTCTTCCAGGTGGCTTGGGAACAGCTCCAGATTGTCGCCCCGCACGCGGAAGCACCCGCGAGCAAAGGCAGTGTCGTTGCGCTTGTACTGCAATGCCACCAGCTTGCGGATCAGTTCGCGTTGGTCGACCGTCTCGCCCGCCTTGATGTCGAAGATCATCGCCGAATAGGTCTCGACCGAGCCGATGCCGTACAGGCAGGACACGGACGCCACGATCAGCACGTCGTCCCGCTCCAGCAGGGCGCGCGTGGCCGAATGGCGCATGCGGTCGATCGCCTCGTTCACCGAGCTTTCCTTCTCGATGTACGTATCGGACCGGGGCACGTAGGCTTCGGGCTGGTAGTAGTCGTAATAGCTGACGAAATACTCGACGGCATTGTTGGGGAAGAAGCTTTTGAACTCGCCGTAGAGCTGCGCAGCCAGGATCTTGTTCGGCGCCAGCACGAGGGCAGGGCGCTGCAATTCCTCTACCACCTTGGCCATGGTGAAAGTCTTGCCGCTGCCTGTGACACCCAGCAGCACCTGCGTCTGCTCTCCGTCGCGCGCGGCCTGGACCAGTTCCCTGATCGCGGTCGGCTGGTCGCCCGCCGGCTCGTAATCGGAAACCAGCTCGAACCGCTTGCCCGGCAGGGACTTTTCCGGCCTTGCAGGCTTGTGCGGAGTGAAATTTCCGGAAGTGTCGGGCTCTTGCAAGCCGCGGCGGATGACGAGTTCTGCCATGAGCAGCGATATGATGGTTCAAG
This genomic interval from Qipengyuania sp. JC766 contains the following:
- a CDS encoding lipopolysaccharide biosynthesis protein, whose protein sequence is MSDTTPSGDIAALAKGGRTNTFGFLLRLAARIPFLFIGYRLYGVEEMGRFAFALILLEIVSLVCALGEKRGLAQRISEGTERETNIVFDGMLVSLVVSVAAALALLAVPDLMFPNGTNSPLDWWMLVTIPAFALTEILLAAQAYRFDIATTVRARAIVEPWTISIAAGAFFFIPATRDAGLALAFILSIYAGLVTAAWPFLKTYGLPQGWRPRPMALLRLTGRTLPLVGADVIERGTRLLDIFILGLFTSETTVGIYYFAQQLASLPQKLKTSFEPILGPVITKNLKTGNMSAIAAQVRQVGFWIIAVQLGIALIIGVPGEAVMGLGGPEIVGGTGALAFLLAAEVAASMAVVSEGVLVYVARKRNLAISIGIIALQAGLTIALIMGAQSMGLGEGYQAGGAAFALFAALSVSSLVKALVLKSILKAPVSNWRWALVYAAAPAVLVGYGATFLPEWAELLLGVPAILATYGYVVWTRGFGEEDRVLFRRNVADPNAPPA
- a CDS encoding NAD(P)H-dependent glycerol-3-phosphate dehydrogenase, with the translated sequence MSAVGVIGAGAWGTALAQMLASDGRDVLLWAREAELVDTLNRDRRNEIYLPSAELAPSIRATDDLADLAQCPTLLAVTPAQHLSSVLRGLSKDPRDLVLCSKGIEAETGLLMNDVAAQACPESAIAILSGPTFAHEVAAGLPTAVTLACSGGNAQWDRISGTIARQHFRPYYSDDVVGAEIGGAVKNVLAIACGVVDGLKLGQNARAALIARGYAEMQRFGDALGARTETLAGLCGLGDLVLTCTSTSSRNFSLGKALGEGQSADALMADRRTVAEGAFTAPVLKRLARERGIEMPIVESVNLLLDGARANAVVGELLTRPLRSESERPQ
- the tsaD gene encoding tRNA (adenosine(37)-N6)-threonylcarbamoyltransferase complex transferase subunit TsaD, coding for MGWVLGIESSCDETAAAIVRDDRTIVAQRIASQDAEHAPYGGVVPEIAARAHAERLAPMIGGVMEDAGLELTDLDAIAATAGPGLIGGVMVGLVSAKALAMASDVPLIAVNHLEGHALSPRLADAQLQFPYALLLVSGGHCQILRVDGVGQYRRLATTIDDALGEAFDKTAKILGLGYPGGPAVEKLALEGDPDAVPLPRPLVGSAEPHFSFAGLKSAVLRAHESGAYRDADIAASFQQAANACLIDRLARALDRMEAVPALVVAGGVAANRTVRASLESLAAERGMRFVAPPMTLCTDNAAMIAWAGIERLQQPGFAADPLEISARPRWPLDPEAEAVRGAGYKA
- the hemC gene encoding hydroxymethylbilane synthase encodes the protein MAETDQPVLRLGTRQSPLAMAQAEEARSRLCAAHGWTQDRVELVKVRATGDKITDRPLADIGGKALWTKELDAWLAEGRIDAAVHSMKDVETVRPDFLAIAAILPRADVRDVLIGAESVDDVPEGARVGTSAPRRAAQFLHHRPDCTIVTFRGNVATRLARLAANEADVTFLAAAGLERLGETGIGTLLDPADWLPAPAQGAIGLECREDDARVRTLLSAIDDSPSRAAVMAERALLYGLGGTCHSPIAAYSCHDGSDIVLTAALFSGDGIDRVQDRLRVPARSPDDARALAETLLGQASDAIRRLFEPA
- a CDS encoding uroporphyrinogen-III synthase; translated protein: MPINGAPLFDVVPVPWEAPDPGAFDGLLIGSANVFRKGGDALHRLRELPVLAVGATTADCARDAGFVVARVGTGGLQTVLSQVEGPARLLRLCGEDRVALTPPEDVRIEERVVYRVEARPFPKALMQDLRSGAIVLLHSAAAARHFAAECDRRGIARQGIAIAALGPRIAEAAGSGWRKLAWPETPDDPALLALVGDMWQELGP